The following are from one region of the Pseudazoarcus pumilus genome:
- a CDS encoding CheB methylesterase domain-containing protein, with protein MQEEAPGARRGNVRTHLCIGASTGGTEAVKVVLQALPPSAPPVLIVQHMPELFTVTFARRLDSICAIRVKEAEDGERLCRGTAYIAPGHSHLSLRAAGKEMVCSLSRSDPVNRHRPSVDVLFRSAAERLGPAAVGVLLTGMGKDGADGLLAMRRAGAWTIAQDEGSCVVYGMPREAVMIGAAIEVLPLDEIAAHALRQFGLPGVTQSAKEFGNTNR; from the coding sequence ATGCAGGAGGAAGCACCCGGCGCCAGGCGCGGCAATGTTCGCACCCATCTGTGCATCGGTGCGTCGACCGGTGGTACCGAGGCGGTCAAGGTCGTGCTGCAGGCTCTGCCGCCATCGGCCCCGCCGGTGCTCATCGTGCAGCACATGCCGGAGCTGTTTACGGTCACCTTCGCCCGGCGTCTGGACAGCATCTGCGCGATTCGCGTCAAGGAGGCCGAGGACGGCGAACGCCTGTGCCGCGGCACGGCCTACATCGCGCCGGGGCATTCGCACCTGTCGCTGCGCGCCGCCGGCAAGGAGATGGTGTGTTCGCTGAGCCGCTCGGATCCGGTCAATCGGCACCGGCCTTCGGTCGACGTGCTGTTCCGTTCGGCGGCCGAACGCCTCGGGCCGGCGGCCGTGGGCGTGCTGCTCACCGGCATGGGCAAGGACGGTGCCGACGGCCTGCTGGCGATGCGCCGCGCCGGCGCGTGGACGATTGCCCAGGACGAGGGCTCCTGCGTGGTCTATGGCATGCCGCGCGAGGCGGTGATGATCGGCGCGGCAATCGAGGTGTTGCCGCTCGACGAGATCGCCGCGCATGCGCTGCGCCAGTTCGGTCTGCCCGGCGTGACACAATCGGCTAAAGAATTCGGTAACACCAACCGTTAG
- a CDS encoding chemotaxis protein: MSNLFSNIEARTRLAGTNKLEILLFTLGHDAHTGRKETFGINVFKVREVMRTPEITAAPEMPDCVEGMVSLRGTLVPVVDLAKYVGIDPTTPRGIMIVTEYNGHTQGFLVEAVDTILRLDWAQMRVPPEMLTAKMGGLVTAITELPDGRLVMMLDVEKVLSETAQYDESMAFSNIEPVEDERMVVFADDSAVARGQIERTLKALDLRYVGAINGRRALDELQRIAAHAQAAGKSVREMVSVILTDVEMPEMDGYILTKTIKSDSRFAGIPIVMHSSLSGMSNQTLGKSVGVDEYVSKFEPQRLASTLRRMIDESRPVRQEHK, encoded by the coding sequence ATGTCCAATCTGTTCAGCAACATCGAGGCGCGTACGCGCCTGGCCGGCACCAACAAGCTCGAGATCCTGCTCTTCACGCTGGGTCACGACGCGCATACCGGGCGCAAGGAGACCTTCGGCATCAATGTCTTCAAGGTGCGCGAGGTCATGCGCACGCCCGAGATCACGGCCGCGCCCGAGATGCCCGACTGCGTGGAGGGCATGGTCAGCCTGCGCGGCACGCTGGTGCCGGTGGTCGATCTGGCCAAGTACGTTGGCATCGATCCGACGACGCCGCGCGGCATCATGATCGTGACCGAATACAACGGGCACACGCAGGGCTTCCTGGTCGAGGCGGTCGATACCATCCTGCGCCTGGACTGGGCGCAGATGCGCGTGCCACCGGAGATGCTCACCGCGAAGATGGGCGGGCTGGTCACGGCCATCACGGAGTTGCCCGATGGCCGTCTGGTGATGATGCTCGACGTCGAGAAGGTGCTCTCCGAAACCGCGCAATACGACGAATCGATGGCCTTCAGCAATATCGAGCCGGTCGAGGACGAGCGCATGGTGGTGTTTGCCGACGACTCGGCCGTCGCGCGAGGCCAGATCGAGCGCACCCTCAAGGCGCTCGACCTGCGCTACGTCGGCGCGATCAACGGCCGTCGCGCGCTCGACGAACTGCAGCGCATCGCCGCCCACGCGCAGGCCGCCGGCAAGAGCGTGCGCGAGATGGTCAGCGTGATCCTCACCGACGTCGAGATGCCCGAGATGGACGGCTACATCCTGACCAAGACGATCAAGTCGGACAGCCGTTTCGCAGGCATTCCGATCGTGATGCATTCGTCGCTGTCGGGCATGTCCAACCAGACCCTGGGCAAGTCCGTCGGTGTCGACGAGTACGTGTCCAAGTTCGAGCCGCAGCGTCTGGCCTCGACGCTGCGCCGCATGATCGACGAGAGTCGCCCCGTGCGTCAGGAACACAAGTGA
- a CDS encoding chemotaxis protein, whose product MSEVNSTHSGLFDSVDARTSLAGSNRMEILLFSLGTGETFGINVFKVREVSATPFITPSPNMPAGVEGLISLRGNVIPVLSLAKIMGLAHVDAELGGSMMVTEYSKRTLGFLVHDVDRIVRVEWDRVRAPDNVSSHGNNYITAITELEDGTLVSIVDVETVLAATFGEAVVGAIHPIHGGHNRNVFFVDDSTVARRKISEVLDKLGVKHKHAVNGLEAWNRLDNMATHAEQTGRHVGEEVDVILVDAEMPEMDGYVLTRRIKTDARFEGIPVVMHSSLSSQANRAMGKQVGVDVYVAKFDADALAETLRPLLARGH is encoded by the coding sequence ATGTCTGAAGTCAATTCCACGCACAGCGGACTGTTCGACAGCGTCGACGCGCGCACCAGCCTGGCCGGCTCCAACCGCATGGAGATCCTGCTGTTCTCGCTCGGTACCGGGGAGACCTTCGGCATCAACGTGTTCAAGGTGCGCGAAGTCTCGGCCACGCCGTTCATCACGCCCTCGCCGAACATGCCGGCCGGCGTCGAGGGGCTGATCTCGCTGCGCGGCAACGTCATCCCGGTGCTCTCGCTGGCCAAGATCATGGGGCTGGCGCATGTCGACGCCGAGCTGGGGGGCTCGATGATGGTCACCGAATACAGCAAGCGCACGCTGGGCTTTCTGGTGCACGACGTCGATCGCATCGTGCGCGTCGAATGGGACCGCGTGCGCGCGCCCGACAACGTCTCCAGCCACGGCAACAACTACATCACCGCGATCACCGAACTCGAGGACGGCACGCTGGTATCCATCGTCGACGTCGAGACGGTGCTCGCGGCGACCTTCGGCGAGGCGGTGGTCGGCGCCATCCACCCGATCCACGGCGGACACAATCGTAACGTGTTCTTCGTCGACGACTCGACGGTGGCGCGGCGCAAGATCAGCGAAGTGCTCGACAAGCTCGGGGTCAAGCACAAGCATGCGGTCAACGGCCTGGAGGCCTGGAACCGGCTCGACAACATGGCCACGCACGCCGAACAGACCGGCCGTCACGTCGGCGAGGAGGTCGACGTCATCCTGGTCGATGCCGAGATGCCCGAGATGGATGGTTACGTACTGACGCGTCGCATCAAGACCGATGCGCGCTTCGAGGGCATTCCGGTGGTGATGCACTCGTCGCTGTCCTCGCAGGCCAACCGGGCGATGGGCAAACAGGTCGGGGTGGATGTGTACGTGGCAAAATTCGACGCCGACGCCCTGGCCGAAACCCTGCGCCCCCTGCTGGCGCGCGGGCACTGA
- the cheY gene encoding chemotaxis response regulator CheY encodes MSDPKMKFLVVDDFSTMRRIVRNLLKELGYTNVDEAEDGVVALQKLDGGGFDFVVTDWNMPNMDGLTLLQSIRKAPALKHLPVLMVTAEAKKENIIAAAQAGASGYIVKPFTAATMAEKLQKIFDRMEQ; translated from the coding sequence ATGTCTGACCCCAAGATGAAATTCCTCGTCGTCGACGATTTTTCGACGATGCGGCGCATCGTGCGCAATCTGCTCAAGGAGCTGGGCTACACCAACGTCGACGAGGCCGAGGACGGCGTGGTGGCGCTGCAGAAGCTCGACGGCGGTGGTTTCGATTTCGTCGTCACCGACTGGAACATGCCCAACATGGACGGCCTGACGCTGCTGCAGAGCATCCGCAAGGCGCCCGCGCTCAAGCACCTGCCGGTGCTGATGGTCACGGCCGAGGCCAAGAAGGAGAACATCATCGCTGCCGCCCAGGCCGGTGCCAGCGGTTACATCGTCAAGCCCTTCACGGCAGCGACGATGGCCGAGAAGCTGCAGAAGATCTTCGATCGCATGGAACAGTGA
- the cheZ gene encoding protein phosphatase CheZ, whose product MTKKHKIDEAGDNDELQELFDSIAADAGRDQAAASAPAAAPAAAASGDDPDLQALFDEVASSYEPQAASLDEAAPLRAGAREAEGDEVFSKIGHMTRQVHDTLRALGLDSESLSDAVQGIPDARQRLTYIAHMTEQAASRVLNATDQAKPVQDKLQNDAEMLQARWDRLFANDLSVEEFKLLASETREFIGDVRTGSEATNAQLMEIMMAQDFQDLTGQVIKKVVDLAQALEAELLQLLLETMPEDRRPAAKGDGLMNGPVIDSKRSDVVNTQEQVDDLLDSLGF is encoded by the coding sequence ATGACCAAGAAGCACAAAATCGACGAGGCCGGGGACAACGACGAACTGCAGGAGCTGTTCGACAGCATCGCTGCGGACGCCGGGCGCGACCAGGCCGCCGCGTCCGCGCCGGCTGCAGCACCCGCAGCCGCGGCCAGTGGCGACGATCCGGACCTGCAGGCGCTGTTCGACGAGGTCGCGTCGAGCTACGAGCCGCAGGCTGCGTCCCTGGACGAGGCCGCACCGCTGCGGGCTGGCGCGCGCGAGGCCGAGGGCGACGAGGTGTTCAGCAAGATCGGCCACATGACGCGCCAGGTGCATGACACGCTGCGCGCGCTCGGGCTCGACAGCGAGTCCCTGTCGGATGCGGTGCAGGGCATTCCGGACGCGCGCCAGCGACTGACCTACATCGCCCACATGACCGAACAGGCAGCCTCGCGTGTGCTCAACGCCACCGACCAGGCCAAGCCGGTGCAGGACAAGCTGCAGAACGACGCCGAGATGCTGCAGGCGCGTTGGGACCGGCTCTTCGCCAACGACCTGTCGGTCGAGGAGTTCAAGCTGCTCGCGAGCGAGACGCGCGAGTTCATTGGCGACGTGCGCACCGGCAGCGAGGCGACCAACGCCCAGCTGATGGAAATCATGATGGCGCAGGACTTCCAGGATCTGACCGGGCAGGTCATCAAGAAGGTCGTCGATCTGGCCCAGGCGCTGGAGGCCGAGCTGCTGCAACTGCTGCTCGAGACCATGCCCGAAGACCGGCGTCCGGCGGCCAAGGGCGACGGGCTGATGAACGGTCCGGTCATCGACAGCAAGCGCAGCGACGTGGTCAATACCCAGGAGCAGGTCGACGACCTGCTTGACAGCCTCGGCTTCTGA